In the genome of Parus major isolate Abel chromosome 3, Parus_major1.1, whole genome shotgun sequence, the window GTAACCCCTGACTTTGGTGGTTGTGTCGTGTACAGGATGGCAGAGTGGGTGAAGAAGCAGGCGGAGCGGGAGGCGGAGAAGGAGCAGCGGCgcctggagaggctgcagcGGAAGCTGGCGGAGCCGCGGCACACGTTCACCGACCCCGAGTACGAGCGGCAGTACCGCGAGATGGCCGAGCGCCAGGAGGAGTCCCTGCGCATCGGTACTGCAGCCCGGCCTCCTCTGCCCTCAGAACACACAGCACATCAGAGGCCTCTCTAGCCTCGCTCCAGTTGGAAAATTTCAAAAAGAATTGGTTTCTTCCAATTGAACGAAATCttaaatttcagtgaaatttgcttgatttaatttttcctctttctctgcagtgtCTGTTAAATTCCATTGAATAGTGTGACACGATAAAAGTGGTGCTTCACCTTGCTTTGCTAGATCACCTCGTAATAAGAGATTCTGTGAAGGTGGTGTTGCTAGTTGAGCTGTAAGAGATACACAGTGAAACTATAAAGGGATTGTACATATAAACTAGACATTGGATCCAGCTGCAGAATACCTCGTTTCACTTTCTGGTCTTTGTAGTTACTTTATTTATCCCTATATTGTTCTCTTGCTGTCAGCTAGATAGTGAAGCTTGAGGCTGAATGGGATGAAGAACTGGATGGTTCAGTTCAGGAATCCAATTTTAACTGACTCCGTGCCTTAGTAAATCCATGTTGGAAAGCTTTTGCTGCTCCTCAGTTTATGTTCAAGCTTTCAGTCTATACCACCAATAGTGATTCTTTCCATTAGTGTTTTAAATTGCATCTGAAGTGAAAAGATAAGTACAATTTACAACATACATGAATTGTCTTCTGATGAAGTTctttcaaatttgttttgaagGCTTGCAGGTTATTGCCAGCAAAGCAGTATCATCAGAAAGTGGCAAGAGTCGGAAGCGTCTGGGTGAGCCTGGAAAGAgtgaaacaaaatctgaaaaaagaaaatgtccttGGTAAGAGTTATACCTTGTTTTTATACTTCAGTCTTAAACCTTAAAAAGGATGAGAAATTAGATACATACAAGTAAGCAGAGTCTTGTCTGAGGTGTAGACTGAGATAGAAAGAATGAAACTGATTAAATCAAAGAACTGAAAGTGAACATTTCTGCATTCCTGTAATTCTGTCCCAAATGGAGTGGAcaaatttcatttgcaaaaatagagactttttttcccccacccttttaaattattatattttactgcTTCCTATTGTCCTTTTCTTCATAAACTAATTATATTTACAATGAACTTTAAATgattctttttctcccctggcATCTTTCAGCTACTGTAACAGAAAAGGGAAGTCAAAGATTCCAGTCATTTCTGTATTGGGAGTGCTGTAATACCTGTTTTGGGCATTTGTATGTCCTTCTCAATATCGACAGCTCTTCATTAACTAAACTGACCTAAATAGCTCTTAGAGTAGCTTTTTAAATCTCTCTGAAGTGGGTtttgaagagagaaatgtggcaattaaaaaaaaaattatttaaaataaaaaagaagttaagATAGATGCATGTTGATTTGTAACATTCACTGTACCAGGCCGGGATTGGATGAGGCCACAGGCTCAGGCTGTGAGGATGACAATAAGGATGACTCCCCTTGTGCATCTGACAGAAGTTGTCCATCAGGCAGCAGATCTAATGAAAGTGTTGGAAATTCAGATGAGTGttcaagcagctctgtggcttcAGCAGAGGACAGTCCATCTACCAGTGCAAGTGAGAAACCAGTGGAACAGCCAGAAGGTCCTGGAAGAGATCTGCAAGGAGAGCTGTGCTCAGGTGGGCAGGCTGGAATTGTGtctgaagaaaacagcaaaatgacAGAGCCCCCAAAGGAAGAGGCCCAAGGAAAGAATGGGGTGACTCAAGCTCagaaagaagagcaagaaaatgTTCCTGCTAAGGCACAGGAAACAAACCAGTCACAGAGCACAGTAAGTATGAAACAGTACAAAATGTGATGTGTCTTTAGCTGCTTTTAGAGCTGAAGGAACAAACAAGCTGCAGCAATGTAGCTTTTCCCACTGGATTGATGAAAGCCCAACTGATACTTGGCAGCAAAAGGTGCCAGTATTTCCACTTTAATAGAAAGGGTCCTTGGATAATACTACTGTCAAAGATTTGTGGGGGTAATGAATCTGAGCTTACTTTAGC includes:
- the SDE2 gene encoding replication stress response regulator SDE2, with protein sequence MASLGSGPLWVRDPLAPRARPLPLPPGGGSVLCLRRARARELNIPEESLYVKCNGRLASDEDELQSGVVYSLEARLYGGKGGFGSMLRALGAQIEKTTNREACRDLSGRRLRDVNHEKAMAEWVKKQAEREAEKEQRRLERLQRKLAEPRHTFTDPEYERQYREMAERQEESLRIGLQVIASKAVSSESGKSRKRLGEPGKSETKSEKRKCPWPGLDEATGSGCEDDNKDDSPCASDRSCPSGSRSNESVGNSDECSSSSVASAEDSPSTSASEKPVEQPEGPGRDLQGELCSGGQAGIVSEENSKMTEPPKEEAQGKNGVTQAQKEEQENVPAKAQETNQSQSTEVEPIDLLAFNSAAELEALGLEKLKMGLMSLGLKCGGTLKERAARLFSVRGLSRDQIKPSLFAKPPKGKTSG